The stretch of DNA GACATCCACGGTCCCAGTATTCCAACCTTACTTAACTTAGAAAGACGGATGGTAGATGTTGGGACCGATGTTATCTATCCGATTAGTATTGGCGATAATTTGAAGGTTATGTCCATTGGTTTGCTCTTGCAGGGAGACTCCCAGGCGGTCATCTGGCGTGGGCCATTAAAGATGGGTGCAATCAAACAATTTCTCAAGGATGTTGAATGGGGACAACTTGATTATTTGATAATTGATTCACCACCAGGTACAGGGGATGAACCATTATCAGTGTGCCAGTTGATTGAAGATGCAGATGGAGCAATTATTGTCACCACACCTCAAAAGGTATCCCTGGTAGATGTGAAAAAGTCGGTTAATTTCTGCCATATGCTTAATCTGCCCGTTTTAGGTGTGTTAGAGAATATGAGTGGGTTTGTCTGCCCGCAATGCGGTAAGCAAGTGGATGTGTTTAAGTCGGGCGGTGGAGAGAAGCTGGCTAAGGCCTTTGGTGTGCCTTTCCTGGGACGGATACCGATCGATCCTGATATTGTTCATTCTTGCGATGATGGTAAACCTTATGTCTATCACTATTCCCATTCTGAAACAGCAAAAGCATTTGCCAGAGCAACTGTTCCTATCCTGGAGATGGACGGAAAAGGTGAAGTTACCAATCACCAGTTACCAATTACCAAAAACAAGGAGGATGGTAAGATGAGAATTGCTATGCCGATAGCAGAAGGACAACTCTGTATGCACTTCGGCCACTCAGAGAAATTTGCCTTCTTTGAT from bacterium encodes:
- a CDS encoding iron-sulfur cluster carrier protein MrpORP gives rise to the protein MSEDKTCQSCSTDSCSAQGKRADESIQEFQERQQLAHRMCQIKHKIMVLSGKGGVGKSTVAANLAVSLTLAGKKVGLLDVDIHGPSIPTLLNLERRMVDVGTDVIYPISIGDNLKVMSIGLLLQGDSQAVIWRGPLKMGAIKQFLKDVEWGQLDYLIIDSPPGTGDEPLSVCQLIEDADGAIIVTTPQKVSLVDVKKSVNFCHMLNLPVLGVLENMSGFVCPQCGKQVDVFKSGGGEKLAKAFGVPFLGRIPIDPDIVHSCDDGKPYVYHYSHSETAKAFARATVPILEMDGKGEVTNHQLPITKNKEDGKMRIAMPIAEGQLCMHFGHSEKFAFFDVEDGRIKQTQMLTPPPHAPGVIPKWVHEQGATVVIAGGMGQRAVSLFEQQGVHVVVGAPGHTPEEIVNAYLNGTLEVGANVCDH